The Coffea arabica cultivar ET-39 chromosome 2c, Coffea Arabica ET-39 HiFi, whole genome shotgun sequence genome includes the window ATTCACTAAACTAGTATCAGCATCTTCATGAGTATGCCTTCGTTAGCCTATTGGCTTTGCTTAATTGTAAATGCATTTACCAGATTTGGAAATTCCTGGACAAAAGTTCACCATATGTTTTCTTCCAGATGTGATTAAGAAAAAACAGGCAAATCCTTTGCCGGCTTAGGTTTCTAACCTTACTTGCCATTAAAATGGTCATTTGCATGTATAAAACCTTTGCATTCCTAGTTCACTCCCGGCAACCTTACTTTTCTACAAGGCTTACCTCTTCTGGAGTAATTGTTTCATAAGTCTAATAAGAGATGAATCAAATAGTAACTTAGTCATATAAAAATATGACAGGAATAAAGCagtctaagttttttttttagtatcaaGTAAGGGGACCCCCTGCCACTGGGATGATTCGTTAGCCTAATGAATAGCGAGGTCTGACCTTGTGCTTTTTTCCACTCAAGTGAGAAATATAATATGCAGTGAGCAAAACTGCCGGGAACTGTGTACAGATGATTTGTATTGAATTTGGCCTTGGCTATTCCTTTTGTGAGTGCATGACTTTAAAGTCAAGCTCTTGTGAACTTTTGTGGGGGAGGAAATTGATGCCACTTTGGGCATTGTGTATGCTATATTGTGCTTTTAAGTTCTGATAAATGGCTAGGTCCATTCTCTGTTCTGATGCAATCTAATTTACTGTTTTGCGGTTAACAAATACtgatattttcaatttttcattcacGGGCAGCTGAAATTGAAGAGAGGCCTAGAGGACAAATCACCAGGTTTATCAGCGGTGATGATCTTGAAGATGACTTCATGGCAGGGGATACATTTAGTGGTAACAAAGACACGTCCTCTGAGCCCATGACCCCGGCACCTGATTCAAAGCGGAACGTAAAATTGAAGACAAGACAAGGAACCAAGGTTGTGAATTTTGTAGGTTAATACCTAGCAAGGTTTGGATAACAATAGGGCCACATAAGCTTGCAGTTCGCAAGTCAGTTACTCCATCTTTTACCAAGTTTGAGAGGCAGCTAATCAGATTCCCACAAATATGGTGCTAGCCTGGACTTTTTGGTCTGTGGTTACCTGAGCACTCAGTCTGAGGCGTGCACATCATATGTATGTTATTGATAAAAGGTCGAATTGAATGATGGCAAGGGATTGCTACTGTTTTGGCCAGATGCAGGTGACAAGACATGTTCTTTTGCCCCCATTATTAGCTAGCTAATTGGATACGACTTGTTTGGAATGGGTATATACTTTGAAAGGAGGATAATAGCACCTCCCAAAATTTTGCTGAACTTGCTGAATGTGTAACAGTTGAGAGTTGAAAATGCACTACTCTCCAAGATTTTGTTGTAACTCGTAAGCATGAGGGATAAGAGCAGCGTCTCCCGTTCTTTTCAATCGAGTGCTGTTGCCTGTTACTACATGAAAGCTATGCTACTAGAGAACGACATTCGGCTATATGTATAGATCATGGTTTACCAAAGCAAGATCACGATATTCAATGAAACAGGCATTTCTTTTCTGGgatggaagaaatctggaataaAATGGAAGAGTAAAATGGAGTAACAAAAATGCTTAAACATGGTCATTGGTAATTTATGCTGTTGAAGTAGGTAATCCAAAATATTAAGTTAAATTGAAACCAACCATAAGGGGGGccccaaacccaaaaaaaaaaaaaaaaaacctaacccGTAACCAtgatttcaatttctttttgggGCGTAATTATTGTGAGACAAGGGAAGGGACGATTAGGGAGAGGAAAGCCGACGGTCCTGCATGGCAATTTGTGCAATGGCTACGTGGGGAAACAAAATAAAGAGTTTGTTGTGGACACGATCAGCCCAAGAGGCGAGACAATTCTCAACCCTCATTTTTTTCCTGGAAATTCTATTCTTCCCCGCATTTTTCTCCTCTATTAAAACTGCCAATATCTTCATCatttcaattttcaaggatCTCTCCTTCCTATTGTCTCATcgttcttgtttttcctctcctctttcctctcttcttttcGTTTGTTTGTATTGCAGGGTCCCTTTACCCATTATTTGAAGATCGCAACATGGTACGTTCTATCTTTCTCCATCCCCTCATTCTCATGCATATTCTATTTGGCAACTTAAACTTCCTTTGGAACACAGAATGGTAAATTAATTTGTTTCTCTATCTACCCAGATCTTTaaatccattttgaaattcttaTCATCgtatgttttaaaaaaaaaaaaaaaatttcatgttcAATGTTTAGACATTCGCAAATCATTCCCTCTatccaattaataaactttCTGAAAGGCCCTTAAAGGACTTAATCTAGATTGATCATTAATGAACCGCATTTTAATTGTTTGATACGATCCCCTAGAAATGTGAAAGAAGCTACCAATGTATTCACTCTCCTTGTTAAAAATAAGAAGAGAGGGACATATAAGAATGGCTAGGCGATGTTCAAGGAggtaacaaaaagaaaatggagaTTTGTTCATGTAAACACGTCCTGTTTCtcatgctatttttttttttcagaattaGAGCCCAAAATCAGGCTAATTTCGTATCTGTTGAGATTTATGGCAGTGAAATTACTTTGTTcatcaaaaaaagaagaaaagttaatGATATACCGTTTTCAAATGTGATTTTTCTCCAACATTTGTCAATTAATATGAGCTGTTGCGTTTCGTAATCTTTTCAATTATGAAAACATTTTTGACAGGCGAATGCTACATCTGGAATGGCTGTGGAAGATGAGTGTAAGCTGAAGTTTTTGGAGTTAAAAGCCAAGAGAAACTATCgttttattattttcaagatTGAGGGTCAACAGGTGGTGGTGGAGAAGCTTGGGAGTCCCGAAGAAAGTTATGACGATTTCACTGCTTCTCTGCCTGCCGATGAGTGTCGCTATGCTGTGTTTGATTTCGATTTCATCACCGACGAGAACTGCCAGAAAAGCAAGATTTTCTTCATTGCTTGGTAAGGTCTTTAGCCAACCTCGTTGCCCTTTTCGTTCGAAGCCATTTCAAAAACCCGCAAGACTTCATTTGCTAAATACATCTTTCGATCCTGAAAACTTCCATAAACTATTTTTGATTGTCATTCATTAATTCAGATGCACGTATCttgttagtatttttttttttttttggacgtGTTGAAGTTACAAAAGTTGTATGGCGTGATGCAATAATTAGGTCCCCAGACACATCGAAGGTGAGAATGAAGATGGTTTATGCGAGCTCAAAGGATAGATTCAAGAGGGAATTGGATGGGATTCAAGTGGAATTGCAGGCAACAGATCCTAGTGAGATGAGCTTTGACATTATAAAAGGACGAGCACTCTGAATATATCACCTTCACTTGATCGCCATCACGGAGACTCGGACTCTTTTTCTAGTACTATAATTCCCAAGCAATGCTATCGATTcgtcttccctttttttttctttctgttcttatttttgttttggttcccTCAATTCAAAACTAAAACGTGTAGTGTAATGTAATATTATTGCAACCACTGTGTAATTTGAGATTCATAGTCTTAGCCTAATATACATTGGCTTGTAACAGCCTTGATCAGCGAATTCCTGACCTGCTCTCTACGGAGGAACACATCAAATTACCAACTCATCATGCCTTGTTTATAGAGAGAGCACAATTTAGAACGTAAACAGATATTAACTGGACGTGAATGtttaatacacacacacacacacacacactttatataaatatatatatatatatatatatatatatatatatatatatatataaagcagTGAGAGCAAAAGATCTCATTTGAAGTTTCAAAATATTTCTTCCctcaaaaaagcaaaaaaaaaaaaaaaaaaaaaaacgaagttGCCAAATACTCCTGATTTTCGTTGTACTACAGTCACAATCTTTAGGTTTGAAAGTTGTCCTCAATGCGGGGCGAGATGATTAACCCATCCTATAGATATTTGACCGTGGGCCTATTAACCCCGTGAGGTCTATTCCCGTGTAATTATTTTGACTGAatttagatttggatttaggATAAACTTTTTTTCCCCGCTTTGCTGTTGCATCTTTTAATAGTTTTTTAAAacagtttaaaaagaaaaaaaaagataaaatctaGAATATACCCAAAAGTAGTTTTAAGTGATCTGATTTTGCTAATCAATTTTGACAAAATCGACAATGAACGAGAACAAGCTGCATGTGTAACCTTGCCGAGTGGTTTTGGTGAACGAGAAGCCAAATTTTGGGATTGTATTTTGAAAAGCGAGTGATGCATAACAATTGTTATCTATGCCTCGAGACGCAGAGCCAGCAAACAAGATGATGGCATGAATTAACTGTGCTCATCTTTGAGTTTTCCAGTACTGTTTTTCCCACTTCTGTACTTGCTCTATCGAAATTTCTTTTCTCTGCAAAACTGAACGAAGAGTAGCAGGATCATAAGGAGGAGGCATAGTACATGGAGGCACCCCAGAGGGTCCAGCAGCAAAAGAATCCATCATGTACTTCTTAATTAATCCCTCCGCTGGGCAGGCCATTGACTCTGAACACAGCTCTACTGCTTGTCGAGGAACAGTTGGCTTGTACGTTAGAAGCTTACCATACTCTGCCAACAGGTGATACATGTAATCGTACACGTACTTCATGTTTAATTCCTCCTGAATAAATCTACTTGCTGCCCTGCCAATAGCCTGTGCCTGTAATATCCATGCATAGACGCGTATCTGTTAGAAAGCGTATCAATTTTGAAGCTTGATACACTGATCAAACACCATGTCAAGACTGGAATTAGTTCATAATCAAAGGCTGTCCAACTTAGAGCTATTTTCTGATGCATTATAAACATGCTACAGTTGTCCATTGAGGCAATGTAGCTCGACAGGCCGATTACTGTTGATCAGCATGATGAGAATTAAGGGCATACCTCTTGCTGATGGCTATTGCCCCAGTCGACTGCAAACTTGATTGATCTGCACATGGTATCATCTCTTATGGGCCAATAGTGTTGCAATGGCATCAAACTTCTTGTGAAGAAATCATAGTAATGTTGCTTCACTATCAGAGTAAAAGAATCACAGGCAAGAATGTATTTTTCGCTCACAGACCATCCGATTCCTTCTATATAAATTTTGTATCTGTACGGTTCATTCAAGGGAAAAGGAGAGAAGGTCAAAATCAAAATTCACTCGATCTGGCGTAGAGCAGCATAAAATTAATGGAGAGTCTGAGTGCCCAGCTTCCACAGAAATGACAGCTGGAATGATTGAGGAACTAGAAAATGAGCAAAAATGTTCACTTGTCAATTTCATCTTGTACCTGTGTTTGCATTGGCTTGCTAGATCGGAATTTTTGAAACCTTCCTTTTGTTCTCGATGCCAGTCCTGTAAACTATAACTTGTTACAGACTGCCAATGGGCCATAAATTTCATATGCAGGAGTACCATTCAGCTAACAAGTTtttgtattttctttctttctataaTGCTTATGAACTACGGGATAAAAGAAAATCTGGGCACCTAAATTCTAATTCAAAGATGAAACGGAAATCTTGAAAACGATATATACACTTAGGTTCAAAAGTAGAATGTGGGATAGCATGCAATATTCAAAGAATTATGTGGCTATGGTCAGCTATAGTAAAGATCATTGGATTTTAATACCCCTCAGAACCTGCGGTCTAGTAGGTAAATCTTTGAGGGAGACAAAATCCAACATTGAAAAGGATGAACCAGATTCCATCACATGTATCATCTGCCTAAAATGGTTTTGGATACACAATATATGCAGTATCTATTACCTGAGCATAAATGCGCAGATTCCAGTCGTGTTCATCCGAAAGATTGCACCTAAGCAAATCCATCCTCTTTGGTGAAACATGAGGATTGCCCTTCCAAAATGCCAACGGTTCTCTGTCCATCCATTTTCTTCTTTCATTCGCTTCTTTTAGGTCCTTGGACAATGGTTCCCATGGCTTTATATTAATTTCTGGCCTGaaacattgaaaatttttaccagtatcaataaaaaggaaaggttCGTATCAATTTAAATGAGCATTAAATCTGCTCTCTTTAGAGCACTTCTAAGGATGTGAAGTCCTTAATGAAAAATTCACCGCATGTAGTTGCAACATGCTAGATTTATATAGGTAATCAAGAGATTTAGAGACATATTCCAACTCTAAATTGCGTTAAGTAATCGACTCGCCATACTTGGGAAACAAAATCAGAAGCAGCGGCTACACTTTTGGGTCAGTTTCGGGGCGGGGAGCCGAAGAGAGACCAGAAGAATGATTC containing:
- the LOC140003726 gene encoding actin-depolymerizing factor 7, translating into MANATSGMAVEDECKLKFLELKAKRNYRFIIFKIEGQQVVVEKLGSPEESYDDFTASLPADECRYAVFDFDFITDENCQKSKIFFIAWSPDTSKVRMKMVYASSKDRFKRELDGIQVELQATDPSEMSFDIIKGRAL
- the LOC113725026 gene encoding uncharacterized protein, whose protein sequence is MREENRYCTEKILLPWKSEVTLVRSSLAMLFLIILCITAFLSTRLIDSSSIAGNFQQKSILPRIPFYKYTHPAGKKLHRSRTEFRLNCALANVTKTCPTNYYPSKYSSQDFYEKSEAVAQQPQCPEYFRWIHEDLLPWRKTGITPEMVEAAKDKNAAFRLVIVNGTAYVETYKHSFQTRDIFTQWGILQLLRRHPGRLPDLDLIFTCGDRPNIVQEYYPSANAKAPPPIFSYDGDDATFDIVFPDWSFWGWPEINIKPWEPLSKDLKEANERRKWMDREPLAFWKGNPHVSPKRMDLLRCNLSDEHDWNLRIYAQDWHREQKEGFKNSDLASQCKHRYKIYIEGIGWSVSEKYILACDSFTLIVKQHYYDFFTRSLMPLQHYWPIRDDTMCRSIKFAVDWGNSHQQEAQAIGRAASRFIQEELNMKYVYDYMYHLLAEYGKLLTYKPTVPRQAVELCSESMACPAEGLIKKYMMDSFAAGPSGVPPCTMPPPYDPATLRSVLQRKEISIEQVQKWEKQYWKTQR